In Deltaproteobacteria bacterium, a single genomic region encodes these proteins:
- a CDS encoding HAMP domain-containing sensor histidine kinase, which yields MKQARWFFHPIFVFVLSMVALVCSLFLYIYWYVGISEGLKTVSYRYNLDPNQFFEARPWVVILVLSLLVGIILAGILIIFIYNLKTLQLYRLQQTFINNFTHELKTPVTSLKLYLETFTKYEIPHVEQLKYISFMLQDVERLSSNINSILNLARIESKVYEGEFTNVDLVELIQGFLASNHHIFRGCDIHIENPSGKEFYQPVIISLFEMLLMNILTNAMKYNNSGRPCINITFKEGENVLLIRFRDNGIGIDKEERKKIFKKFYQSRHHDEHTLVGGSGIGLYLAQHIARLHHGKIVAESDGVGKGSVFTVTLSL from the coding sequence ATGAAACAGGCGAGATGGTTTTTTCATCCAATTTTTGTCTTCGTCCTCTCAATGGTTGCACTCGTGTGCTCCCTCTTTTTATATATCTATTGGTACGTCGGGATAAGCGAGGGGCTCAAAACGGTCAGCTATCGTTACAACCTCGATCCAAACCAATTTTTTGAGGCCAGACCCTGGGTTGTCATCCTCGTCCTGTCGCTGCTGGTCGGCATCATTCTGGCAGGGATTCTCATCATCTTTATTTATAACCTGAAAACCCTCCAGCTCTATCGCCTGCAACAAACTTTCATCAACAACTTCACCCATGAGCTTAAAACTCCGGTTACCTCCCTGAAGCTTTATCTGGAAACCTTTACCAAGTATGAAATCCCTCATGTTGAGCAACTCAAATATATCAGTTTCATGCTTCAGGATGTAGAACGTCTTTCAAGCAATATCAACAGTATCCTGAATCTTGCCCGGATCGAGAGCAAGGTTTACGAAGGGGAATTCACGAACGTCGACCTTGTTGAGCTGATTCAAGGATTTCTTGCTAGTAACCACCATATCTTTCGAGGATGTGACATCCATATCGAGAACCCCTCGGGGAAGGAATTCTATCAGCCCGTCATCATATCCCTGTTTGAGATGCTCCTGATGAATATCCTGACCAATGCCATGAAATACAATAATTCCGGTAGACCTTGCATCAACATCACCTTCAAGGAGGGGGAGAATGTTCTGCTGATTCGCTTCAGGGACAACGGGATCGGTATCGATAAGGAAGAACGGAAAAAAATATTTAAGAAATTTTATCAGAGCCGACACCACGATGAGCATACCCTTGTAGGAGGAAGCGGCATAGGACTCTATCTAGCTCAGCACATAGCCAGACTCCATCACGGAAAGATCGTCGCGGAGAGCGACGGGGTGGGAAAAGGATCTGTTTTCACAGTGACATTATCCTTATAA
- a CDS encoding methyl-accepting chemotaxis protein produces the protein MKKRTLGFKLVAGGIIAVLIPLLVVGIFATVKASGALEEAAKDRAMKGAGKLADMVQEVLAVELKVAGELAISSEAVNAANTIDGETMSGKLTEAMAKFGKDYEAMMVTDANGIVVSDGNNGDYKGLSLADRGYFQNARGGKANVGAVVKSKKTGNPIATVCAPITKDGTFIGTAVIALKIDYLADKVTAKMGQTGYGFMIDQTGLIIGHPDKANILSLNITTLSGMEEISKMMTAKQTAVQDYIYKGTKKIAGFAPVELTGWSVCVTQDAGEFMAAAHSIRNFIAIASVIFLVITIIAVAFFARRISSPIQNAVDQMGEAAHQVAAASSQVAAASQSLAEGSSEQAAAIEETSSSLEEMSSMTKQNAGNASQADSLMKEANQVIQKANGSMESLTRSMGEISAASEETSKIIKTIDEIAFQTNLLALNAAVEAARAGEVGAGFAVVAEEVRNLAKRAADAAKNTSGLIEGTVKKIKDGSNLVVKTNEAFAEVAVSASKVGELVGEIAAASQEQAQGIDQINKAVAEMDKVTQQTAANAEESASASEEMNAQAEQMKHISSTLAIIIGGSANGAGNGSSENIPVKKGIRGVINAVTAKKGTGKGIVPYNKGRGSRADQVIPMDEGQFKDF, from the coding sequence ATGAAGAAAAGGACGCTTGGTTTTAAACTGGTTGCGGGAGGTATCATTGCTGTGTTGATTCCTCTCCTGGTCGTGGGGATCTTTGCCACGGTGAAGGCATCGGGTGCGCTCGAGGAAGCCGCAAAGGATCGCGCAATGAAAGGCGCCGGCAAACTTGCCGACATGGTGCAGGAGGTGCTTGCTGTTGAGCTCAAGGTCGCCGGTGAACTTGCCATAAGCAGTGAAGCGGTAAATGCCGCTAACACTATCGATGGTGAAACGATGAGCGGGAAGCTTACCGAGGCTATGGCGAAATTCGGGAAGGATTATGAAGCGATGATGGTAACCGATGCAAATGGCATCGTTGTCTCCGATGGTAACAATGGTGATTACAAAGGTCTCTCTCTTGCGGACCGGGGCTATTTCCAGAATGCCAGGGGTGGAAAGGCGAATGTGGGCGCCGTCGTCAAATCGAAAAAAACAGGGAATCCCATCGCCACTGTCTGTGCGCCCATTACGAAAGATGGGACATTTATTGGTACGGCCGTCATTGCCCTTAAAATTGATTATCTTGCAGATAAAGTGACGGCAAAAATGGGGCAGACAGGATACGGTTTTATGATTGACCAGACAGGACTCATCATTGGGCATCCGGATAAGGCCAACATCCTGTCACTGAATATTACGACATTAAGCGGCATGGAAGAGATCTCTAAAATGATGACCGCGAAACAGACGGCGGTTCAGGATTACATCTATAAGGGAACAAAAAAGATCGCCGGATTCGCGCCGGTAGAACTCACAGGGTGGAGTGTCTGTGTAACACAGGATGCGGGCGAGTTTATGGCGGCGGCCCATTCAATACGCAATTTCATCGCAATAGCCAGCGTTATTTTCCTTGTCATAACCATTATAGCTGTCGCCTTTTTTGCCAGGCGAATTTCCTCACCGATCCAAAACGCCGTGGACCAGATGGGCGAAGCGGCTCATCAGGTTGCCGCCGCATCGAGTCAGGTTGCTGCTGCCAGCCAGAGCCTTGCCGAAGGGTCATCCGAACAAGCCGCAGCAATCGAGGAAACTTCGTCTTCGCTTGAGGAAATGTCTTCCATGACAAAGCAGAATGCGGGGAATGCCTCCCAGGCAGACAGCCTCATGAAGGAGGCAAACCAGGTCATCCAGAAGGCGAATGGCTCCATGGAAAGCCTGACCAGATCGATGGGAGAAATATCCGCAGCCAGCGAGGAGACATCAAAAATTATAAAAACAATTGACGAAATTGCTTTCCAGACCAATCTTCTGGCGTTGAATGCCGCGGTGGAAGCAGCCCGGGCAGGAGAGGTGGGAGCCGGCTTTGCTGTGGTGGCTGAAGAGGTGAGAAACCTGGCGAAGAGGGCGGCCGATGCTGCAAAGAACACATCAGGGTTAATTGAAGGCACGGTGAAGAAGATAAAAGATGGCTCTAATCTGGTGGTAAAAACCAATGAGGCATTTGCCGAAGTGGCCGTCAGTGCATCCAAGGTGGGTGAACTTGTTGGCGAGATCGCAGCTGCATCGCAGGAACAGGCTCAGGGGATCGACCAGATCAACAAGGCCGTAGCGGAAATGGACAAGGTGACGCAGCAGACGGCAGCCAATGCCGAAGAGTCTGCTTCTGCATCCGAGGAAATGAATGCCCAGGCGGAACAGATGAAACATATATCCTCCACGCTGGCCATTATCATTGGCGGGAGTGCAAACGGCGCCGGTAATGGCAGCAGTGAGAACATCCCGGTGAAAAAGGGAATACGCGGGGTTATAAATGCAGTTACCGCTAAGAAAGGAACAGGTAAGGGGATTGTACCCTATAACAAAGGGAGAGGAAGCCGAGCCGACCAGGTGATCCCTATGGATGAGGGGCAATTCAAGGACTTTTAA
- a CDS encoding cobalamin-dependent protein (Presence of a B(12) (cobalamin)-binding domain implies dependence on cobalamin itself, in one of its several forms, or in some unusual lineages, dependence on a cobalamin-like analog.): MLNRSHLSHPVHPLGTRARVLLTSVFGPYAQDDEYGSRTINPMELYQNQVTRVQGGFSLRMFHRTFGLMMIHANLKAPCTILDFSTLERFIEEIRHHTYDIIGISAIIPNIGKVKKMCELIRQYQPTATIVIGGHITNKEGVEQMIDADRIVRGEGIRWFQRYLGQDDTAPIKHPLAISGFGGRIMGVSLGNRPGRTAAILIPSVGCPVGCNFCSTSALFGGKGHFINFYETGDELFNVMCEIEKKLNVRSFFTLDENFLLHKKRALRLLELMEANNKSWAISVFSSARVLQSYTIDQLVGLGIGWIWMGLEGEGSNYNKLNGVDTLALVKLLQSHGIRVLGSSIIGLEDHRPENMDAIIDYAIGHETVFHQFMLYTPISGTPLYEKHKQEGTLLPESELPDADTHGQYRFNYRHQHINGGQEEKYILEAFWRDFKVNGPSLLRLIRVLLKGWQMHKDHPRRIRDRFAWEVFPLRSTYAGAVWATRKWYRNDERIATKADKLLKDIYATFGWKTRLIAPLIGRFTFFTLKKEEERLAKGWSYEPCSFYEKNDAAKALEKAHAMKHRVNVQKKHPVVNEPIPT; this comes from the coding sequence ATGCTTAATCGTTCCCACCTTAGCCATCCCGTCCACCCCCTCGGAACCCGTGCCCGTGTTCTGCTAACCAGTGTTTTCGGACCCTACGCCCAGGATGACGAGTACGGGAGTCGCACAATCAACCCGATGGAACTATATCAGAATCAAGTAACTCGTGTCCAGGGAGGGTTTTCTCTGCGTATGTTTCATCGCACCTTCGGTCTGATGATGATTCATGCCAATCTCAAAGCCCCCTGTACAATACTGGATTTTTCAACCCTTGAACGTTTCATCGAGGAAATTCGGCATCATACCTATGATATCATCGGTATCAGCGCAATCATTCCGAATATCGGCAAGGTTAAGAAGATGTGTGAGCTGATCCGGCAGTATCAGCCCACAGCCACGATTGTCATCGGCGGACATATCACCAATAAAGAAGGGGTCGAGCAGATGATCGATGCGGACCGTATTGTCCGTGGCGAGGGCATCCGGTGGTTTCAGCGATATCTCGGGCAGGATGACACAGCGCCTATAAAACACCCACTGGCCATTTCAGGGTTTGGCGGCAGGATCATGGGTGTCAGTCTTGGCAATAGACCCGGCCGTACTGCGGCGATCCTGATTCCCTCCGTCGGTTGCCCGGTTGGGTGCAACTTCTGCTCAACATCGGCATTATTCGGCGGTAAGGGGCATTTCATTAATTTCTACGAAACAGGTGATGAACTATTTAACGTCATGTGCGAAATTGAAAAGAAGCTTAATGTTCGATCCTTCTTTACTTTGGACGAAAACTTTCTCCTCCACAAGAAAAGAGCGTTGAGGCTCCTTGAGCTGATGGAGGCCAACAATAAAAGCTGGGCAATATCCGTGTTCAGCTCCGCACGGGTTCTGCAATCCTATACGATTGATCAACTGGTGGGGCTGGGTATCGGCTGGATATGGATGGGGCTGGAAGGGGAAGGCAGCAATTACAATAAGCTCAATGGGGTTGATACACTCGCCCTGGTGAAGCTCCTGCAGTCTCACGGTATCCGCGTCCTGGGATCATCGATCATCGGTCTCGAAGACCACAGACCCGAAAATATGGATGCGATCATCGATTATGCCATCGGACATGAAACGGTTTTTCACCAGTTTATGCTTTACACACCCATTTCAGGGACACCCCTGTATGAAAAGCACAAGCAGGAGGGCACGCTGTTACCGGAATCAGAATTACCCGATGCCGATACCCACGGACAATATCGCTTCAATTACCGTCATCAGCATATCAACGGCGGGCAGGAAGAGAAATATATTCTTGAGGCCTTTTGGCGTGACTTTAAGGTCAACGGCCCCAGTCTGCTTCGCTTGATACGGGTTCTGTTGAAGGGGTGGCAGATGCATAAGGATCATCCCCGGCGCATCCGGGACCGTTTCGCCTGGGAGGTCTTCCCTTTGCGCTCAACGTATGCCGGCGCCGTTTGGGCCACAAGGAAATGGTATCGCAACGATGAACGTATTGCCACGAAGGCAGATAAGCTCCTGAAGGATATCTATGCCACATTTGGATGGAAAACAAGGCTCATCGCGCCACTTATCGGCAGGTTCACCTTTTTTACCTTGAAGAAGGAGGAAGAACGGCTGGCGAAAGGATGGAGCTACGAACCCTGTTCCTTCTACGAAAAAAACGATGCGGCCAAAGCATTGGAAAAGGCACATGCCATGAAGCACAGGGTCAACGTGCAAAAAAAGCATCCTGTCGTCAATGAACCGATTCCAACATAG
- a CDS encoding sigma-54 dependent transcriptional regulator, with product MGKVLIIDDDRLNSEMLRDMIITMGHEVACAFTAEEGLKAALSHSFDVVFLDVQLPDGNGLMLLPDIHTTPSAPEVIIITGYGSPDGAELAIKNGAWDFIEKPLVRNMIELPLVRALQYREVKKGKGTPLILKREGIIGSSATMEACMELVAQAAASDANILITGETGTGKELFAQAIHNNSSRSGMAFVTVDCASLPPTIIESILFGHERGAFTGADRHREGLIKQADGGTLFLDEVGDLPLSAQKSFLRVLQEHRFRPLAAKREVTSEFRVIAATNRDLNTMVQEGKFREDLFFRLRVITLEMPPLREHPGDIKEITFYYVNKICKRHGTEAKGFSPEFIETICAYDWPGNIRELVNALESALAAALHEPILYPKHLPTHLRVHLARNAIHKKEDVIMPSAKMCTLKERRESVFAREERQYLQELMNMTGGNIGKSCEISGLRRARLYQLIKNHGIEIPD from the coding sequence ATGGGAAAAGTTTTGATCATCGACGACGACCGTCTCAATTCAGAAATGCTGCGCGACATGATCATTACTATGGGGCACGAGGTCGCCTGTGCCTTCACGGCAGAAGAGGGTCTTAAGGCAGCTTTATCTCATAGCTTTGATGTTGTTTTTCTGGATGTGCAGCTCCCTGACGGTAACGGGCTGATGTTATTGCCTGATATCCATACGACGCCTTCCGCCCCTGAAGTGATCATCATCACGGGGTACGGCAGTCCTGATGGCGCAGAGCTGGCGATAAAAAACGGCGCCTGGGATTTCATCGAAAAACCTTTAGTAAGAAACATGATTGAACTGCCTTTAGTACGTGCCCTTCAGTACAGGGAGGTAAAAAAAGGGAAAGGAACACCCCTGATACTGAAACGGGAGGGCATTATCGGCAGTAGTGCAACAATGGAAGCCTGTATGGAACTTGTCGCCCAGGCGGCTGCCAGCGATGCCAACATCCTTATCACCGGTGAAACCGGGACCGGCAAAGAACTCTTTGCCCAGGCAATTCACAACAACAGTTCACGGTCAGGCATGGCCTTTGTTACTGTCGATTGTGCTTCCCTTCCTCCTACTATCATCGAGAGCATCCTCTTCGGTCATGAAAGGGGCGCCTTTACAGGAGCGGACAGACACCGGGAGGGCCTGATAAAACAGGCCGACGGCGGTACCCTTTTTCTCGATGAAGTGGGTGATCTTCCCCTTTCCGCTCAGAAATCCTTCCTCCGGGTTCTGCAGGAGCATCGTTTCCGCCCCCTGGCAGCTAAACGGGAAGTTACAAGCGAATTCAGGGTAATTGCTGCAACCAACCGTGACCTCAACACAATGGTTCAGGAGGGTAAATTCAGAGAAGACCTCTTCTTCCGTCTGCGCGTTATTACCCTTGAAATGCCACCGTTGAGAGAACATCCCGGAGACATCAAGGAAATCACATTTTATTATGTGAATAAAATCTGTAAGCGGCACGGCACGGAGGCAAAAGGTTTTTCCCCTGAATTCATCGAGACCATTTGTGCCTATGACTGGCCCGGGAATATCCGCGAACTGGTCAATGCCCTGGAAAGTGCTCTCGCGGCGGCACTTCACGAACCTATCCTCTATCCCAAACACCTTCCCACGCACCTTCGCGTCCATTTGGCCCGGAACGCTATACATAAAAAGGAAGATGTCATCATGCCTTCCGCGAAAATGTGCACTCTGAAGGAACGCCGGGAATCTGTTTTCGCCAGGGAGGAACGGCAGTATCTTCAGGAACTGATGAATATGACGGGGGGAAACATCGGGAAGTCCTGTGAGATATCCGGCCTACGCCGGGCACGACTGTACCAACTTATCAAAAATCACGGGATTGAAATACCCGATTAA
- a CDS encoding class I adenylate-forming enzyme family protein: protein MMRNNNLYTLTTGASIHEMCLYANPIEEYRAAFADRTQPFLCYYTYEEDDIKKRILSRGEFWDLACLGAAYLADQGLSKGDRIIHGFSENSPYDIIFRLSAALTGCVPVTINWQADDNDRLIYKAAVTRSKLFLYDRGFSERIKEIKTSLSGKTFSPVEGIEKYEPAASWTPPSSSYEDEKMIIFTAGSTGLPKGVSLSHRSYLANRLTFEEYFSLPDSTPLDLLLVNPLHHTNSSALSDWGMRRKGAIIHLVQRYSTLYWKIVTEVARKKRGSLVAAMVPRHIDFLQGLIETSHLPVNQNDLMEALHQTEILIGSAPVGPTTVNRILKFSRRYPHVRFGSTETCLQVMATPIAMTEEEAKSAFEAGWSHEFRGEKQVGYYIGRDHPPFTKVKIVRAIEPGQEGYMESCGIGEPGYLITRGANLMTGYVGQDEATKKVFREGWYSGLRDIGFALQGTAGCLDYYWVTRDTALLIRGGANYSYEQIAADLSRFLVEDFTLHPDQFKLAVIGLRIKSEHDDSCCVTIELNEEIAHREEELKATFIEKAFSKVSKGSRPDYVRFARIPLSFKGAILIPQLKQDFEEYLKQ, encoded by the coding sequence ATGATGCGTAACAATAACCTGTATACCCTGACTACAGGCGCATCCATCCATGAGATGTGTCTCTATGCCAACCCCATCGAAGAATACCGGGCAGCCTTTGCAGACCGTACTCAACCCTTTCTCTGCTATTATACTTACGAAGAAGACGACATAAAGAAACGAATCTTGTCCAGGGGAGAGTTCTGGGATCTTGCCTGTTTGGGAGCGGCATACCTCGCTGACCAGGGGTTATCAAAGGGCGACCGGATCATTCATGGCTTCTCTGAGAACAGCCCATATGATATTATATTCAGACTTTCAGCAGCTCTCACCGGCTGTGTTCCGGTAACAATAAACTGGCAGGCGGATGATAACGATCGCCTCATTTACAAAGCCGCAGTGACCCGTTCAAAACTCTTTCTGTACGACCGGGGTTTCAGCGAGAGGATTAAGGAAATCAAAACCAGCCTTTCAGGAAAAACATTTTCCCCTGTTGAAGGCATCGAGAAATATGAGCCTGCCGCTTCCTGGACTCCCCCTTCCTCATCTTACGAAGATGAAAAAATGATCATCTTTACCGCCGGTTCCACCGGTCTTCCCAAAGGGGTAAGCCTGTCTCATCGAAGTTATCTGGCAAACCGGCTGACCTTTGAGGAATATTTCAGTCTGCCGGATTCCACTCCCCTCGATCTCTTGCTGGTAAATCCCCTGCATCATACCAACTCATCGGCCCTGTCCGACTGGGGCATGCGACGAAAGGGAGCGATCATTCACCTGGTTCAGCGTTATTCAACACTCTACTGGAAGATAGTGACGGAAGTTGCCCGCAAGAAGCGGGGTTCACTCGTTGCAGCAATGGTTCCCCGCCATATCGACTTTCTGCAAGGTCTTATCGAAACATCGCACCTTCCCGTCAACCAAAACGACTTGATGGAAGCGTTGCACCAAACGGAAATTCTCATAGGCTCGGCACCCGTTGGACCGACAACCGTCAACCGGATTCTGAAGTTCAGCCGCCGCTATCCTCACGTCCGGTTCGGCTCAACCGAAACATGTCTTCAGGTCATGGCAACCCCGATTGCGATGACGGAAGAAGAAGCAAAATCGGCATTTGAAGCGGGCTGGAGTCATGAGTTCCGGGGCGAGAAACAGGTGGGTTATTATATTGGAAGAGATCACCCTCCCTTTACGAAGGTGAAAATCGTCAGAGCCATAGAACCGGGGCAGGAAGGGTATATGGAATCCTGCGGGATCGGTGAACCGGGCTATCTGATTACCCGGGGCGCAAATCTGATGACGGGGTATGTGGGACAGGATGAAGCCACAAAAAAGGTATTCAGGGAAGGCTGGTACAGTGGACTCCGGGATATCGGTTTTGCCCTGCAGGGAACGGCGGGTTGTCTTGATTATTACTGGGTGACAAGAGACACGGCCCTGCTGATCCGGGGCGGCGCCAACTATTCCTATGAACAGATTGCCGCCGATTTATCCCGGTTTCTTGTTGAGGATTTCACACTGCATCCCGATCAGTTCAAGCTAGCCGTCATAGGGCTTCGTATTAAGAGCGAACATGACGACAGTTGCTGTGTTACCATAGAGCTTAATGAAGAAATCGCCCACAGAGAAGAAGAATTAAAGGCAACCTTCATTGAGAAGGCCTTCAGCAAGGTTTCAAAAGGAAGCCGTCCTGATTATGTCCGATTTGCCAGGATTCCCCTGAGTTTCAAGGGAGCTATCCTGATTCCCCAGTTGAAGCAGGATTTTGAGGAATATCTGAAACAATAG
- a CDS encoding chemotaxis protein CheW: protein MTELMKTTDRGEKNIADREGKYLTFSLAAEEYGIGILKVKEIIGMMAITTMPQAPVYVKGVINLRGKVIPVVDLRLKFGLEEAGYTDRTCIIVVEIKTDTGNVQMGIVVDAVSEVLNVKEADIEDTPTFGVAMRTDYILGMAKAGGGVKILLDIEKVVSARETASMCEAA, encoded by the coding sequence ATGACAGAATTAATGAAAACAACAGACCGGGGTGAAAAAAATATCGCTGACCGGGAGGGAAAGTACCTGACCTTTTCTCTGGCGGCGGAGGAATACGGAATTGGTATCCTGAAGGTCAAGGAGATCATCGGGATGATGGCGATCACCACTATGCCCCAGGCGCCAGTGTATGTCAAAGGGGTTATTAACCTTCGGGGTAAGGTCATTCCCGTGGTTGATCTCCGGCTCAAGTTCGGTCTGGAGGAAGCAGGATATACGGATCGCACCTGTATCATCGTCGTGGAGATCAAGACGGATACCGGTAATGTACAGATGGGGATCGTGGTGGATGCGGTATCGGAGGTATTAAACGTCAAAGAAGCCGATATTGAAGACACGCCGACCTTCGGGGTCGCTATGAGGACGGATTACATCCTTGGCATGGCAAAAGCGGGAGGCGGGGTCAAGATCCTTCTCGATATCGAAAAAGTGGTGAGCGCCCGGGAGACGGCAAGTATGTGTGAGGCAGCGTAA